One genomic region from Deinococcus fonticola encodes:
- the hisA gene encoding 1-(5-phosphoribosyl)-5-[(5-phosphoribosylamino)methylideneamino]imidazole-4-carboxamide isomerase produces MNADAMTPLIIPCVDIQAGQAVRLYEGDPERETVYFDSPLEAARHWVNLGAGLVHLVDLDAATGRGENRRVIELIAQELGVPVEVGGGIRSREAAEALLRSGVQRVVIGTAAIAHPELVRELIDAHGPERVIVSLDARPNDEGGLEVATHGWARGSGLKVAEMTPGLAEAGLETLIFTDVSRDGTLKGLNRELMRQVRGLWLNTLIVGGGVANTDDVRLLAEEHIEGAIVGRAIYEGTLTYPVALAGS; encoded by the coding sequence ATGAATGCTGACGCAATGACGCCCCTCATTATTCCGTGCGTGGATATTCAGGCTGGCCAGGCGGTGCGCCTGTACGAGGGCGACCCCGAACGCGAAACGGTGTACTTCGATTCGCCGCTGGAGGCAGCGCGCCACTGGGTCAACCTGGGCGCGGGCCTGGTTCATCTGGTCGATCTGGACGCCGCCACCGGGCGCGGGGAAAATCGCCGGGTGATCGAGCTGATCGCTCAGGAGCTGGGGGTGCCGGTGGAGGTGGGGGGCGGCATCCGCTCGCGCGAGGCGGCGGAGGCGCTGCTGAGGAGCGGGGTGCAGCGCGTGGTGATCGGCACGGCGGCCATTGCGCACCCGGAACTGGTGCGTGAACTGATCGACGCTCACGGCCCGGAGCGCGTGATCGTCAGCCTGGATGCGCGCCCGAACGACGAGGGAGGGCTGGAGGTGGCCACCCACGGCTGGGCGCGGGGCAGCGGCCTGAAGGTGGCTGAGATGACGCCAGGGCTGGCCGAGGCGGGCCTGGAAACCCTGATCTTCACGGACGTCTCGCGGGACGGCACCTTGAAGGGCCTGAACCGTGAACTGATGCGCCAGGTGCGTGGGCTCTGGCTCAACACCTTGATCGTGGGCGGCGGCGTGGCCAACACCGATGACGTGCGCCTGCTGGCCGAGGAACACATCGAGGGCGCGATCGTGGGCCGCGCCATCTACGAGGGAACGCTCACCTACCCGGTGGCGTTAGCAGGATCGTGA